The Microbacterium sp. LWH7-1.2 genome window below encodes:
- a CDS encoding ABC-F family ATP-binding cassette domain-containing protein, producing MTATLVARGVAGGYGHRTLFDALDLTVAPGDVVGVVGANGAGKSTLLRLLAGIGTAQAGTISLSPADAFVGWLPQEHERVEGETVAGYIARRTGCAQATRDMDAAAAALGEPGVPGDGVDPADAYSTALDRWLASGAADLEERMPAVLADLGLDLGGTPADEARMTALSGGQAARVGLAALLLSRFDIVLLDEPTNDLDLDGLERLEAFVRGIRGGVVLVSHDREFLARSVTRVLELDLAQHSNRVYGGGYDAYLEERATVRRHARESYDAYAEKKADLVARARTQREWSSQGVRNAMKKSPDNDKIRRKANTESSEKQAQKVRQMESRIARLEEVEEPRKEWQLEFTIGTAPRSSTVVSTLSCAVFAQGSFTLGPVSLQVNAGERIGITGHNGAGKSTLLRALLGRQAPSAGTASVGANVEVGEIDQARSLLVGSQPLAAAFGELVPAMESGEVRTLLAKFGLKADHVGRAVDDLSPGERTRAALALLQARGVNVLVLDEPTNHLDLPAIEQLEQALESYRGTLLLVTHDRRMLDAVELDRHWRVDAGRVTEL from the coding sequence ATGACCGCAACACTCGTGGCGCGCGGCGTTGCCGGCGGGTACGGCCACCGCACGTTGTTCGACGCGCTCGACCTGACCGTCGCTCCGGGCGACGTCGTCGGCGTCGTGGGCGCCAACGGCGCCGGCAAGTCCACGCTGCTGCGCCTGCTCGCCGGCATCGGTACGGCGCAAGCCGGCACGATCAGCCTTTCGCCCGCCGACGCGTTCGTCGGCTGGCTGCCTCAGGAACACGAACGCGTGGAGGGCGAGACGGTGGCCGGGTACATCGCACGTCGCACGGGATGCGCGCAGGCGACGAGGGACATGGATGCCGCGGCCGCCGCGCTCGGCGAACCCGGTGTCCCGGGGGACGGGGTCGATCCCGCCGACGCGTACTCGACCGCACTCGACCGTTGGCTCGCAAGCGGCGCCGCCGACCTCGAGGAGCGGATGCCCGCCGTGCTCGCGGACCTGGGACTCGACCTCGGCGGCACGCCGGCGGACGAGGCGAGGATGACGGCGCTGTCCGGCGGCCAGGCCGCCCGCGTCGGGCTCGCCGCGTTGCTCCTGTCGCGGTTCGACATCGTGCTGCTCGACGAGCCCACCAACGACCTCGATCTCGACGGGCTCGAGCGGCTCGAGGCCTTCGTGCGCGGCATCCGTGGAGGTGTCGTACTGGTCAGTCATGATCGTGAGTTCCTCGCGCGGAGCGTGACTCGGGTGCTGGAGCTGGACCTCGCGCAGCACTCGAATCGCGTCTACGGCGGAGGGTACGACGCCTATCTCGAGGAGCGCGCCACAGTTCGACGGCATGCTCGCGAGAGCTACGACGCGTATGCAGAGAAGAAGGCCGACCTGGTGGCGCGGGCGCGCACCCAGCGGGAGTGGTCCAGCCAGGGCGTGCGCAACGCGATGAAGAAGTCACCCGACAACGACAAGATCCGGCGCAAGGCCAACACCGAGTCCAGCGAGAAGCAGGCCCAGAAGGTGCGTCAGATGGAGAGCCGGATCGCGCGGCTGGAGGAGGTCGAGGAGCCGCGCAAGGAGTGGCAGCTCGAGTTCACCATCGGCACCGCGCCGCGATCCAGCACTGTCGTCTCGACGCTGAGCTGCGCGGTCTTCGCACAGGGCTCGTTCACTCTCGGACCGGTGTCGCTGCAGGTGAACGCGGGGGAGCGGATCGGCATCACGGGACACAACGGCGCCGGCAAGTCGACGCTTCTTCGCGCTCTCCTGGGCCGGCAGGCGCCCAGCGCGGGCACAGCGAGCGTCGGGGCGAACGTCGAGGTCGGCGAGATCGACCAGGCCCGTTCGCTGCTGGTCGGATCACAGCCGCTCGCCGCCGCATTCGGGGAACTCGTTCCGGCGATGGAGTCCGGCGAGGTGCGCACCCTGCTCGCGAAGTTCGGTCTCAAGGCGGACCACGTCGGACGAGCAGTCGACGACCTGTCGCCGGGTGAGCGCACGCGGGCCGCTCTCGCCCTGCTGCAGGCGCGCGGAGTGAACGTGCTGGTGCTCGACGAGCCGACCAACCACCTCGATCTGCCCGCGATCGAGCAGCTCGAGCAGGCGCTCGAGTCCTATCGCGGGACTCTTCTGCTGGTGACCCACGATCGGCGCATGCTCGACGCCGTAGAGCTCGACCGCCACTGGCGCGTGGACGCCGGACGCGTCACCGAGCTGTAG
- a CDS encoding LysR family transcriptional regulator, with protein sequence MKISELQRFVAIVDQGLHVPRAADELGVALASLYSTIDRLEDEVGHPLFTRSKPNWSLTPAGALLLEEARTRIAEAPAPARTPKAPAGGKAKASKGKGRAPIVKGQPKPYKKRQGR encoded by the coding sequence GTGAAGATCAGTGAGCTGCAGCGGTTCGTCGCCATCGTCGACCAGGGACTGCATGTTCCGCGCGCAGCCGACGAGCTCGGCGTCGCGCTGGCGTCGCTCTACTCGACGATCGACAGACTCGAGGACGAAGTCGGCCACCCTCTGTTCACGCGCAGCAAGCCGAACTGGTCGCTGACTCCCGCCGGCGCGCTGCTGCTCGAAGAAGCCAGGACGCGGATCGCCGAGGCTCCGGCTCCGGCCCGGACACCGAAGGCTCCTGCGGGCGGCAAGGCGAAGGCGTCGAAGGGCAAGGGCCGCGCCCCGATCGTCAAAGGACAGCCGAAGCCGTACAAGAAGCGCCAGGGACGCTAG
- a CDS encoding VOC family protein, producing the protein MSKVVWFDIPVADMTRAIAFYQTLTAEQLVRLPVGPGKETAIFASDDGGAAGCLFAAPEDEPSHFGSRVYFDASPSIDEWLARVEPAGGRILVPKTEITGGRGVYAYIEDSEGNRIGLNAPA; encoded by the coding sequence ATGTCCAAAGTCGTATGGTTCGACATCCCCGTCGCTGACATGACACGAGCGATCGCGTTCTATCAGACGCTCACGGCCGAGCAGCTCGTGCGGCTCCCGGTCGGACCCGGCAAGGAGACGGCGATCTTCGCCTCTGACGACGGAGGCGCGGCGGGGTGCCTGTTCGCGGCTCCGGAAGATGAGCCGTCCCACTTCGGATCGCGCGTCTATTTCGACGCGAGTCCCTCGATCGACGAGTGGTTGGCACGGGTCGAGCCGGCCGGCGGACGCATCCTCGTGCCGAAGACCGAGATCACCGGCGGCCGCGGCGTCTACGCCTACATCGAGGACAGTGAGGGCAACCGGATCGGACTGAACGCGCCGGCGTGA
- a CDS encoding vanadium-dependent haloperoxidase, translating to MNTRRCIAIVAAALIASVTLGAAGASAAPPTPTDPTAVVHWNEVAANTLVAVPGPDGGAPPAYQINMGMTQGAVYDAVNAIGPKQYEPYLLRQRFGAKASVEAAVATAAYDVLHNLISTAPEIAPFPARAALLATLDAEYAASVDPIAGNPFTKQGIAAGHAAADAMLQARADDGRFGASQWVRDPRPGHWSPLLTSTGQEALDPTPWVGGVEPFLVESATQFRSAPPLALDSPEYAAEVNEVKDIGRATGSTRTAEQTYVAQWWQWPPILAWNEVARQLIVANDLSATEAARLLALQNLSGADALITCWADKYHYDFWRPWNAIPRADEDGNGATTAELGWTPLVTAPYPDHPSGHNCNDGAHGAILRMFFGDVIVGGFQMTSTSAALPAGAQRVRTFDTFSQPLNELIDARIWAGLHFRYADVEGQRLGVNVARYGAAHYFQAVGR from the coding sequence ATGAACACTCGTCGTTGCATCGCCATCGTTGCGGCCGCTCTCATCGCATCGGTCACACTCGGAGCCGCCGGCGCATCAGCCGCCCCGCCGACACCGACAGATCCCACGGCGGTCGTGCATTGGAACGAGGTCGCGGCGAACACGCTCGTCGCCGTTCCCGGGCCCGACGGCGGCGCGCCCCCCGCGTACCAGATCAACATGGGGATGACGCAGGGCGCCGTCTACGACGCGGTCAATGCGATCGGACCGAAGCAGTACGAGCCGTACCTGCTCAGGCAGCGTTTCGGTGCGAAGGCCTCGGTCGAGGCGGCTGTGGCGACCGCCGCATACGACGTGCTGCACAACCTGATCTCGACCGCGCCGGAGATCGCGCCCTTCCCCGCCAGGGCCGCGCTCCTCGCCACCCTGGACGCGGAGTATGCGGCGTCCGTCGACCCGATCGCCGGCAACCCGTTCACGAAGCAGGGCATCGCCGCCGGCCACGCAGCCGCTGACGCGATGCTCCAGGCACGAGCAGACGACGGGCGCTTCGGCGCGTCGCAGTGGGTGCGCGACCCACGCCCGGGGCACTGGTCGCCGCTGCTCACTTCGACGGGACAGGAAGCACTCGACCCGACCCCGTGGGTGGGCGGCGTCGAACCGTTCCTCGTGGAGAGCGCGACACAGTTCCGTTCGGCACCGCCGCTCGCACTCGACAGCCCCGAGTACGCGGCGGAAGTCAACGAGGTCAAGGACATCGGCAGGGCGACGGGCTCGACGCGGACCGCCGAACAGACCTACGTTGCGCAGTGGTGGCAATGGCCGCCGATTCTCGCGTGGAACGAGGTCGCCAGACAGCTGATCGTCGCGAACGACCTCAGCGCCACCGAGGCCGCGCGGCTCCTGGCGCTTCAGAACCTGAGCGGCGCCGACGCGCTCATCACCTGCTGGGCCGACAAGTACCACTACGACTTCTGGCGGCCGTGGAACGCGATCCCGCGGGCAGACGAAGACGGCAATGGTGCGACGACCGCCGAGTTGGGCTGGACGCCACTCGTCACGGCTCCGTACCCGGATCACCCGTCCGGACACAACTGCAACGACGGCGCGCACGGCGCGATCCTCCGCATGTTCTTCGGCGACGTCATCGTGGGTGGCTTCCAGATGACGAGCACGTCCGCGGCGCTGCCTGCCGGCGCACAGCGGGTTCGGACGTTCGACACGTTCTCGCAGCCACTGAACGAACTGATCGATGCTCGCATCTGGGCCGGCCTGCACTTCCGGTACGCGGACGTCGAGGGCCAGCGGCTCGGCGTGAATGTCGCCCGGTATGGGGCGGCCCACTACTTCCAGGCGGTGGGCCGCTGA
- a CDS encoding alpha/beta hydrolase, whose protein sequence is MPATFPTPVRTVEAGELHVAYVDAGDPAGEPVVLLHGFPYDIHSYIEVVPLLTDAGFRVLVPYLRGHGPTSFRDARTVRSGQQAALGADLLAFIDALHLEQPILAGYDWGARAACIVAALWPERVGGLVSVNGYLIQDIAATGIPLAPQLEAGFWYFWYFATERGRAGLVRDARGIADVIWRRNSPAWTYEQSALDRAAAAFDNPDYVDVVIHSYRHRLGLEPGAPAHVDLERRLAGLPPIGVPTITLDGTADGNFPPPTALSTIGSSPVRASIDRFRMPVTTCPPKHRTPSPRRSWTSPSRRAMARVPPDSRTARTTAVKSVR, encoded by the coding sequence ATGCCCGCCACCTTCCCCACCCCGGTCCGCACCGTCGAAGCGGGTGAACTCCATGTCGCGTACGTCGACGCCGGCGATCCCGCCGGGGAGCCCGTGGTGCTCCTCCACGGCTTCCCGTACGACATCCACAGCTACATCGAGGTCGTGCCGCTCCTGACGGATGCAGGCTTTCGCGTGCTCGTCCCCTACCTCCGCGGGCACGGACCCACGTCATTCCGCGATGCCCGCACTGTGCGCTCCGGTCAGCAGGCCGCGCTCGGCGCCGACCTCCTCGCCTTCATCGATGCCCTCCACCTCGAGCAGCCGATCCTCGCGGGCTACGACTGGGGCGCACGCGCCGCGTGCATCGTCGCCGCGTTGTGGCCAGAACGCGTCGGCGGCCTGGTGTCCGTGAACGGGTATCTGATCCAGGACATCGCAGCAACCGGCATACCGCTCGCGCCGCAACTCGAAGCGGGGTTCTGGTACTTCTGGTACTTCGCGACCGAACGCGGCCGCGCGGGGCTCGTCCGAGACGCCCGCGGCATCGCGGACGTGATCTGGCGGCGCAACTCCCCCGCGTGGACGTACGAGCAGTCCGCACTGGACCGCGCAGCCGCAGCGTTCGACAACCCCGACTACGTCGATGTGGTCATCCACTCCTATCGTCACCGGCTCGGCCTCGAACCCGGTGCGCCTGCGCATGTCGACCTCGAGCGGCGCCTCGCCGGGCTGCCGCCGATCGGGGTGCCGACCATCACGCTCGACGGCACCGCCGACGGCAACTTCCCGCCACCGACGGCTCTCAGCACGATCGGTTCTTCACCGGTCCGCGCATCCATCGACAGATTCCGGATGCCGGTCACCACCTGCCCGCCGAAGCACCGCACGCCTTCGCCGAGGCGATCTTGGACATCGCCGAGCCGCCGGGCGATGGCGCGGGTACCCCCTGACTCCCGGACGGCCCGCACCACTGCCGTGAAATCGGTCCGCTGA